In the genome of Microcoleus vaginatus PCC 9802, the window TGGTTATTCATAGCGAGTCTGTTAAAAATATCTAAAGTTTACACTTAGAAAATAAGGGCAGCAATTGATACCAAGTTGTACTATCGCTTCGATCACAGCCCGAGAATGGGAAACAGGGGCTCGACTAAAATCCGACTTTTTACTGAAAATCAAGATTGTCAATAATCGAACTGGTAAAGTAAATCAAGCCGACGTAGTGACGGTCTCCTGAAGCTCGAAGAGCTGTTAAAATGAACCTAAAATCCTGGTTCCCGTAGATAGGCTACAATCAATTTGAGGGTAATCTAATAACGGGTGGCAAAAAAAGAGAAGTTTAACCGGTGTTCAACGAAAAACTGACTGCCAAGAAATCAACCCCCAGAATCAAGCAATCCTGAAAGTTGACCTATGAACCTCAAACAATTTTACAAGCGCGGTTTGCACAGCGCCAAGAAAGGAAACTATGAAGCAGCACTTGAGGACTTCGATCAGATACTGCAAGTCAATCCCGCCGATGCCAAAGCCTACAACAATCGCGGCTTAGTTTACTATTACATGAAAGACTACCAAAAGGCGATCGCAGACCTCAGCCAAGCCCTAGATATCAATCCTAATTTCTTCGAGGCTTACTTGAATCGAGGCAATGCTTGGCGTCATCTCGGAGAACACGAAAAAGCCATTGAAGATCTCAACTGCGCTTTAGCAAATAAGCCTAACAGCCACGCTATCTACAACAACCGGGGACTTGTACTTGCTAATTTAGGAAATTACGAAGAAGCAATAGAAGACTACAATCGAGCTCTATCTATCAATTCCCACAATTATAAAACCTATTACAACCGGGGGCGCGCTTACTACCTTTTGGGAGAAAAAGAGGCAGCAACGGAAAACTTTAACGAAACGCTGCGGTTGAATCCTAAATATATCAAAGCTTACATAAATCGAGGTCTCTGTTACCACCAATTAGGAGACAATACGCAGGCGATCGCCGATTACAACACTGCACTCGGCATCGATCCACAAAATGTTTATGCCTATTATAACAGAGGTTGTGTTCGCTATAAATTAAAACAAATGCAGCTTGCAATTGAAGACTTTGACAAAGCAGTAAAACTCGATCCGAACTATGTTAAAGCTTATCTCAACCGGGGTTTAGCGCTGTATAAACTTGGAGATGTTACCGCAGCAAATAGAGATTTTTACCATGTAATGTGCATTAATGCTGAAGCTTATTTATACTACCAGGCCCAGCGGTGCACGCCTGATATTAATTCATACTTCAAGGAAGCGCCACAGGTAGAACTTAATAATGGTGCCGAATACTACAACACAACCTTAAATACGATGTCAACTTCCTTAAGTTCCGCAGCATTAAACGCGGTCTGGAATCAAGAAGATTTGGAGAACCGAGACTCGATTATCTGTGAAAGTGAATTTATCAATAATTGAATTAGTCAGTAATCAGGGTTCTTCCGTACTTAATGGGCTAAAATGTTACAATAATATCCAATTTTAGCACACTAAGTACGGAAGAACCATAAACATTAACTGAAACTATTCCATTATCTACTTTTCCTACACTTCCCAGATATTGTGTAGCTACATAGTCAGTTTTCCCCCCTTTTTTTTATTTATCTCCTGTTTCATTAATTACTAGGGTAATTTTCTTGCCCTTTAATTATTTGAGAATTTTTATTAATCTTTTTGGCTTCATTTCAATTACCGACCCAGGTGATTTGGTAATAAAATGATGCAACCAATGTGCAGATTTTATTGCTACTACTTTACCTATTGAGGGTAAGGGTTTTCTTTCGAGGGGTGCAATTATTCCTAAATGTAAATAGTTACAACCTTCATAATTTCTTACTTCTTTAAATATGTCTTTATACTGTGCACAATAGTCCTCTATCACTCTCCTTGTTGATTATGCGTCTCTCGCCAAATGTTTGAGAACTTGTAACCCTACATCCATTGCTAGGCCTCATTTGTAGCGTTTTTATCTTTTCACACTTTTATTTTAATACTCGGAGAGTGACAGAAGAGGGGTAAGGTTGGGTAACGCCATTCAAGATTTTAAGTTCAGCCGTTCTCCGGCAAGGAGAACTTCAATTTCCGTTTAACACTTGAACAATTGAATCAGTAAGTTCCTGAAAGCTTGCTCTCCCAAGCTGCGGGACAGCAGCGAGGGCTAAGTTCTCTTCTATATGTTTTGGCGCTTTCATCCCTACAAGGGCACTCAAGAGGCCAGGGGCGCTGCGGGTATATTGGAGCGCCCGCTGGCAGTCTGTCCGCAAGCGATCGCCAAAGGCAGAAGCAATCTTTTCTGGGATCTGACCAATAACCTGCGCTTCACAGATCGACCTACTGGCGATCGCGGAAATGCCTAAGCGATCTGCAGCTTCCAATACTGAGACTTGTTCTCCTTTGATGGTTTGAGTTGGGGTTAGCACCGCTTCCGGCATCCCCATATTCAAAGGAAGCTGGATAAACCGAAACCGATCCTCTCTGTTCCCAGCTACTTCCCGAGCAATGGACTTCGCGCGCGCCAGATCGATGTGGTTCCTTTCAGTTGGAGGTACGCGGAAAGCATTCCAAGTTGCCAGACCGTAATTGGCAATTTTCCCAGCTAAAACTGCCTTTTCAAATACCTCAAAAACCTCTCGCAACCGATGGTAAAAAGTATCGGGTTCCACTTTAGAAAGTAGCTTTTCTGGATTGTGAAGGTAGTAGACATCGATTGTCTCGATGCCGAGGTTGGCGAGGCTCCTATTAAGCTGATCTTGAATGTATTCTGGGTGGATACAGTAACGCTCCGCAGCCAAATCTGCCATGCTGACAGTAGAGTTGTTTGGCTCGACGTACTGCTGATAAAACCACTCTACATGGTTTGGAGTTGGATGCGGAACAACGCCGCCTTTCGTGCAGATAATTAGTTCATCTCTTGAGGCTTCTCCCGATTCCAGGAGACGCCGGATAGCCTTTCCGACACTCCGCTCTCCGTACTGGTAGCGGTAGTTAATTGCTGAGTCAATTAGGTTGGTACCCCGCCGAACCGATTCAACTACAGCGGACGCCACAAGAGTGTCAGTATACTCATCTGGTTCGCCAAGGTAAGTGCCAATTCCAATCGAGCTGGCAACGAGCGAACCAGTTTCTCGGAAGTGATCGGCTGCACAGTTTTTGTTGTGCCGTTCCCTGTAACGCCGCGTTCCTTCTGCGGTAGCTCTGCCTGCGATCGCATTACTATTTTCTAAGCTAACACTCATTAAGTTTAAGCCCTCCTTCATTGAAAATCCTCAAATACAGCGAAGTAGAAGCGCGAGCGCTCGCGCCTCTACATTTTTAGACCAGATGTTTGGGAGCCTCGATTAACTGGCGATCGACGAGATAAGAAAAATAAGTCCGAAACAAACTCGCATCCGCTTGCGGGCAGATAATATTTGTTCCAGAAAGCCCCTTCAACGCATTCTGGCAATCGAATTTCAGCGTCGCAGATTTAGGCATTTCTGCTTCCGAAACTTTTTCGGAAAAAAGACCGACAAGCGGATACAACGCATTTTCTGGAGAAGATCCAGCGCGATTGATTACTTCTGCTTGCCAAGTCTCAGAAGAAACTCGTTTGATTGGATAACCCATTGAGCCAATCCAGCCCACCAATTCACTCATTTGAAAGGACTGAGTGTTGACTAAATGAAAAGTCTTTCCGAGCAATTCTTTTTGGCTCGAAAGATGAACGATCGCTCGGCTCACATAGTCAACAGGCGCTACGTTCATCACCTTATCGTCATCGGGCGCACATCCAAGTTGCACGCAACCAGCGATTAACCTGTACAGTAAGTCACTGGGATTGCAAGCCCCTGTTTGGCTGTCCCCAGAAATGCGACCTGGCCTGTAAATGCTAACAGGAATTCCGCGCTCGCGCGCGACCTCTACTAACTTTTCTGCCACCCACTTCGTCTGAGTGTAAGCGCCTTTTAGACCCTCTCCCGGAGTGAGTTCATCCTCCTCTCCCACCACCTTAATCCCAGACTCGGCTATTGCCGAGAAAACGGAAATCGTAGAAATTAAATGGACTGGTTTTAGCTTACTTTGACTCGCCAATCTCAGAACTTCCTGCGTCCCCAAAACGTTAGCGGGTTTGAGAACCGAGTAGGGATAAGTAAACTTGACAAACGCGCCATTGTGGTAAATGACATCAATTTTACTGGCTAAAACTCCGAACTGCTCCTCGGAAAGCCCCAAAAGTGGTTGAGACAAATCTCCAGCAATTGGGATAATTCGCTCGCTGCTGCTTTCATCCCAAATTAAATAGGATTCGAGGCTGCTTTGAATCCGTTTTTTGGCTGATTCTGCATCGGCAGAACGGACTAGGCAATAAATTTCTGCGTGAGTTTGTTGCAAGAGGTCGCGGAGTAAAAAGGCTCCCAAAAAGCCCGTCGCCCCTGTTAAGAGAATGCAAGCTGGTTGAGTTTTTGGCTCGCTCAATGGAGTTGCAGGGCGAATTGCTGGATCTAAAACAACTTCAGCGTTAATATCGAAACTTGTAGTGCGATCGCCCGCAGAATCCGCCCCATGCTTCACCTCAATATTCTTTGCTAAAGCAGCGATGTTAGGCGCTTCAAAGAAACGGCGCAAGGGCAATTCCTTTTGGAAAGAATCTCTTACCTTTGCTAGCAACTGAGTAATCAGTAATGAATGTCCCCCCAAATCAAAGAAATTGTCATAAATTCCCACTTTTTCCAGCCCTAGCAGCTCAGCCCAAATCTCAGCAAGCATTTTCTCAATGGGAGTGCTAGGAGCGACAAAAGTATCTGCTAAATCGGCTCTCGCCGCCTCCGGCGCTGGCAGCGCCCGCCGGTCTATTTTTCCATTAGCCGTGAGGGGCAATGCTTTCAGTACGACAAAAGCAGAAGGAACCATGTAGTCGGGCAGTTTTTCTTTTAAAAATGACCGCACCTCGTTAATAGCGATCGCTGATTCCCTCGCGGGTACAACATAGGCCACTAAGCGCTGATTCCCCGGTTCATTTTCCAGTAGCAAAACCACCGCTTCGCGCACAGCGGAATGTTGAGATAGCGCTGCTTCTATTTCCCCCAATTCAATGCGGAACCCTCGCAGTTTAACTTGGCTGTCGATCCGCCCTAAAAACTCAATATTTCCGTCCGGCAAATACCGAGCCAAATCTCCTGTTTTATAAAGGCGATTTGAAGGTATAGCTAAGGAATCAGAAGGAAGAATGCCTTCGGCATTTCTCAAAGGGTTGATGATGAATTTTTCTGCTGTTAATTGGGGTTGGTTTAGATAGCCGCGAGCTAAAGAAGCACCGCCGATGTATAACTCGCCGGACAGGCCAATGGCAACTGGCTGCAAGTGCGAATCAAGTAAATAAATCTGCGCGTTATTGATAGGGCGACCGAGAGGAACTGTCTCCGAAATGCAATTTCCTCGCTTTTCAATGGGATAAGCCAGCACGCCTACGGTGGCTTCTGTTGGCCCGTAATGGTTGAAGACTGAACAGTCTGGGGCGTATTTCTGAATAGTTTCGAGCAAATTCCAACTTAAGGCCTCGCCGCCAAGGATTAATCGCTTTTTCGGCAAAACCTGCGCTGGATTAGAAGCGGTTAATAAAGCTTTTAGATGGGAGGGAACGATTTTGAGACAGTCAATGGAATGTTGCTGAAAGTAAGCAGCGATCGCCTCTGGATCGGTCGTGCGTTCCTGGGAAATTATGTGAAGGCTTCCTCCGGTACATAAAGCTGGAAAAATTACTGTATTTCCTAAGTCTGCTGCCAAAGTAGAAACGGTTGCGAAACTGGCACCTGATGGCAGGTTTAGCCGTTCCTGAATGCTGTAGAGGTAATTGACGAGCGATCGGTGTTCAATTGCCACTCCCTTTGGCGTGCCAGTGGAACCGGAAGTGTAAATGACATAAGCTAAATTTTCAGGAGAGAGAGGGGGAGAGGGAGAGGGGGAGACAGAGGGAATTTCTGCGTCTAAGCAAACGATTTTTGCCTGAGTTTTTGGCAACTTTTCGATTAGCTGTTGTTGCGTTAATAGCACTGCCACTTCGGCATCCTGCAACATCAAGGCGAGGCGCTCTTTTGGCATGGCCGGATCGAGTGGCAAGTACGCGCCGCCTGCTTTGAGAATGCCTAGAATTCCAGCGATCGCCTCTAAAGAGCGATCGGCGCAAATGCCGACAATCACCTCTGGTTTTATGCCTAATTGTTGCAAGTAATGGGCGATTTGGTTAGCGCGGGCGTTGAGTTCGCTGTAGGTAATTTGCTGATTTTCACAAACAGCAGCTATGCGGTGCGGCGATCGCTCTGCTTGTTCTTCAAATAGCTGGTGAACGCACTTATCGAGCGGGTAATCTGCTTTGGTGCTGTTGAATTCTACTAATAATTGATCTCGGGCGCGATCGCTCAGCATTTCGAGCTTGCCGATTGCGGTTTGTGGGTTGCTGGCTACACTTTGCACCAAGGCGTAAAATTGGTCTGCCAAGCACCGGATACTCTTGTCTGCAAGGAAGATAGGATCGTAGTGAAACTCAGCGGCGAGCGAGTCATTTTGGCGGTGGCAAGAGAGTTTAACTTTGAAGCGATCGCAGCACGCATACTGCTTGTAAATCGAAAAAAATACGCCACTCGCCGAATGCTTTTCGAGCTGTTCCTCAAACTCGAAACCAAATGGAAAGCCGGAAGAGTTGCCTAGATATTCGTGGGAGAAATATTCTTGATACTTGTATGCTTCGCGTTCTTCCTGCTGAATTTGCTGCAAGGTTTCCGCGAAGGAAAAGTTTTCTGTTAGTTGGCCCTGCAGCGGTAAAAATTTGGCAAACAGCCCCAGCGCTGGCTCTAGTTCTTCGTATTTTCGACCGTCGAATGCCACGCCAACAGCGATCTCTGATTGGCCAATCAGCCGCCAGAGCAAAATTTTCCAGCAAGCGAGCAAGAATGTAGAAAGTGAGGTGTTGTACTGGCGGGCGATCGCTTCCACTTGAACCAGCAAAGCTAACTCTAATTTGACCTCAAAAGATTGGGGAGTAAATTGAGCGGGCGCGTTAATTAATCTATTTTCAAACGGCAACCTTAAACTCGCTAGCGCTGAATAATTATGCCCAGTCCAGTATTCTTTGCCCTCCGCCGCTTCCTCATCTTCGAGCAATTCATTTTGCCATTCGGAAAATTGAATGTATTGCACAACTTCATCAGTAATTTCTTCGCCGTGAAGACAGGCGGCATAGCACTGGCTGATTTCTTGAACCAGATTTTTTAGTGTGCGACTATCGGCGCACAGTGCGGGCAAACTAACCAGTAAAATATGCCTCTCAGATGAAAGTGTAATTAAAGACAAGTGCCAAACAGGATTGCGATCGAAGTTGAATAAAACGCTTTTTTCTTGCTGAAAAATCTCTTCGAGTTTTGCTTCTTGCTCCTGGGGATTTACTTCACTTAAGTTAACCCAGTTCCAGGAAACAGAGCTATGTTCGGAGATAACTTGTATAGGAATTTTTAGCCCTGCCTTTCGCTGAAAGCTTGTCCGGATAATTTCGTGGCGATCGCTAACTTTTTCTAAAGCTTTCTTTAGGTTATCAGTTTGAAGACTTCCCTCGATCAAAATAGCGGATTGAATGCGATAAGCAGGGCTGTCTTGCTGCAACAGCCACAGATATTTTTGCTGGGGGGAAATCCGAAATCCATTAATTGTCTGCATTGTTCCTCTTTATCAAAGCACTACTTTATTCTCGTTACCTTTGCCTGGAAGAGATGAGAGGGAATTAAATTACTGATTCAGGAATCATTTCGCCCATCGCTACAACAATTTTTCGCGAACCGATAAATGGATTGCGACTGTGAGCGGCAAGCATATTATCTAGCATTAAGATGTCTCCTGCTTGCCAGGGAAAACTAACAGCAGCTTCCCTGTACACTGCCTGAATTTCTTCCATTACCGAGTCTTCAATAGGAGTGCCGTCACCGTAATAGACATTGCGGGGGAGGTTCTCTTCTCCAAAAACAGAGAGCAAGGAAGCGCGGGTTGCCGCATCTAAGCAGGAAATGTGGTGCAAGGGAAGTTGGTTAAAAAATACCATCTCTTGAGTTTTTGGGTGCTTGGCAATTGCGGGGCGAATTTTGCGAGTTCTCAAATTATTTCCTGCTGTCCACTCAAATTCCATCCCAGCTTGGCGGCAGTATTCCTCAACCACCGATTTGTTTTCAGTTTGGAAAAAATCTTTCCAGCTTACATCTAGTCCGTCTGTGTAGTTACGAACGTACATAATTTGCTTTTGGGCAAATTTTTCTCTGAGTTTCGGGTCTAGCAACTGGTAAATTTTACGGCAGTCAACAATCGGCGTTTCTCCGCCTTGTTGCGCTGGCTGAACGCAGAAAAACCAGATTTTCATCGGCCAGCGGTGCAGGTGCGAACTCTCGCTGTGAAATAAGATAGCTTTATCTGCTGGGTAAGGAGTTGAACCGTAAACTTTTCCGCTAACTCCTTCGCGTGGCAAATCGCCGTACTCCCCAAATAATTCCGAACAAATTGAGTGAGCAAACTGCTCGAATGCGGAAACCACAGGGCCGATGAATCCTCGAAAAAGAATCCCTCCATGCTGTAGCAATTTTGCCTCTATAAATTCGCGGTTATTTTTCGCCCAGTCTGCGAGATCGACATCGGCTACTGCGGGTTTTGCCACTAAAGGAAAGAGTTCGTCGGGGTGCAGGTACTCGGTTTTTATCAATTCGCCTTGCGGCAAAGCCACTACTTTCGGCTTGACGCTTTTGAACTTACTAAAATTGCTTTTTTCACGCTTTACTTCTTGCATGGCTTGTTTCTGCTTCTGGGCTTCTGTGAGAATTTCTAAAGTGTTCAAACGACTGTCAGGCTGCGCCGCAATGCTGCCTAGGAGGGTTTCAAAGCGATTTAACATTTGAGCGATCGTCTCCCTGTCAAATAGGTCGGAATTATACTTCCAACTGCCGACAATTCCTGTCTCTGTTTCCGACACAAATAGCGCCAAATCAAATTTAGCCGTACCGCTATCAATTGCAACCGGCATTAAAGTTAAACCCGCCATTTCTAAAGTCGGCATAGGCGCATTTTGCATGACGAACAAAACTTGAAATAGCGGTGTTTGACTCAGGGTGCGATCGGGACGCAGTTCTTCTACCAGTTTGTCGAAGGGCAAATCTTGGTGAGTGTAAGCTTTTAATGTCACCTCGCGCACGCGATCGAGCAGTTGGCGAAATGTAGGATTGCCGCGCATATCGGTTCGCAAGACGAGGATATTGACAAAGAAACCAATTAAAGCTTCAGTCTCAACTTGTGTGCGGTTTGCCAGGTCAGTACCGACTACAATATCTTCTTGATTTGTGTAGCGATAAAGCAGCGTTTGAAGTGCTGCCAACAAGGTCATAAATAAGGTGACATTTTGTTGCCGACTGAGTGCGTTTAGCGCTTCTGAAACTTGCCAATCAAGCTGGAATTCTTGAATCTCAGCTTGATTGCTAGAAACAGCAGAACGCGGTTGTTTTGCTGGCAATTGCAGCGGGGGCAAAATTTGACCCAACTGCTGCTTCCAGTCAGCAAGTTTTGCTTCCAGAACTTCGCCTTGCAGCCAATTTGTTTGCCAGACAGCATAGTCTGCGTACTGTACAGAAAGTTCGGGTAGGGGAGAAGGTTTGCCACTGCCGAAAGCTTCATAAAGCGCCGCCACTTCCCGCACGAGTACCCCCATCGACCAGCCATCAGCTACGATGTGGTGTACTGTCAGTAACAGCAGGTATTCTGTGTCGTCAAGATGTAACAAAGTGACACGCAGTAACGGCCATTTTGTTAGGTCAAAAGGCTGTCGCGCTTCTTCAGCGGCGAGTCGCATTGCCTCGGCTTCTCGTTCAGCTTGCGATAACTCTCTTAAGTTTACGATCGGCAATGTGAAATTAAAAGATGAAATAATAACCTGAGCGGGTCGTCCTTCCACCGATTTAAAAGTTGTCCGCAATGCTTCGTGTCGCTTGATAATCTCCTGAAAAGTTTGCTCTAGAACCGCTACATTGAGCGCCCCCTTCAAGCGCACGGCTGCTGGGATATTATAGGCAGGATTCCCCGGCTGCAATTGGTCGAGAAACCACAGTCGTTGTTGTGCAAAAGAAAGGGGCAATTCTCCCTGCCTTGACGCCCGCTTGATGGGGGGTGCTTTCAGTTTTTGCTCGGCGCGATATTGCAAGAGGCTTTCGGTGACTGTTGCGACGGTAGGCGATTCAAAAAGAGAGCGCAAGGGTACTTCAACTTGAAAAGCTTCTCGCAGGCGAGAAATCGCCTGAGTAGCCAGCAATGAATGACCTCCCAATTCAAAGAAGTTATCGTGAATTCCAACTCGCTCTAAACCGAGAACTTCAGCCCAAATTTCTGCTATTAATTGCTCGTGGGGAGTTCGAGGCTCGACAAAATTGCTCTCGAATTCTGCTCG includes:
- a CDS encoding aldo/keto reductase translates to MSVSLENSNAIAGRATAEGTRRYRERHNKNCAADHFRETGSLVASSIGIGTYLGEPDEYTDTLVASAVVESVRRGTNLIDSAINYRYQYGERSVGKAIRRLLESGEASRDELIICTKGGVVPHPTPNHVEWFYQQYVEPNNSTVSMADLAAERYCIHPEYIQDQLNRSLANLGIETIDVYYLHNPEKLLSKVEPDTFYHRLREVFEVFEKAVLAGKIANYGLATWNAFRVPPTERNHIDLARAKSIAREVAGNREDRFRFIQLPLNMGMPEAVLTPTQTIKGEQVSVLEAADRLGISAIASRSICEAQVIGQIPEKIASAFGDRLRTDCQRALQYTRSAPGLLSALVGMKAPKHIEENLALAAVPQLGRASFQELTDSIVQVLNGN
- a CDS encoding non-ribosomal peptide synthetase, translating into MQTINGFRISPQQKYLWLLQQDSPAYRIQSAILIEGSLQTDNLKKALEKVSDRHEIIRTSFQRKAGLKIPIQVISEHSSVSWNWVNLSEVNPQEQEAKLEEIFQQEKSVLFNFDRNPVWHLSLITLSSERHILLVSLPALCADSRTLKNLVQEISQCYAACLHGEEITDEVVQYIQFSEWQNELLEDEEAAEGKEYWTGHNYSALASLRLPFENRLINAPAQFTPQSFEVKLELALLVQVEAIARQYNTSLSTFLLACWKILLWRLIGQSEIAVGVAFDGRKYEELEPALGLFAKFLPLQGQLTENFSFAETLQQIQQEEREAYKYQEYFSHEYLGNSSGFPFGFEFEEQLEKHSASGVFFSIYKQYACCDRFKVKLSCHRQNDSLAAEFHYDPIFLADKSIRCLADQFYALVQSVASNPQTAIGKLEMLSDRARDQLLVEFNSTKADYPLDKCVHQLFEEQAERSPHRIAAVCENQQITYSELNARANQIAHYLQQLGIKPEVIVGICADRSLEAIAGILGILKAGGAYLPLDPAMPKERLALMLQDAEVAVLLTQQQLIEKLPKTQAKIVCLDAEIPSVSPSPSPPLSPENLAYVIYTSGSTGTPKGVAIEHRSLVNYLYSIQERLNLPSGASFATVSTLAADLGNTVIFPALCTGGSLHIISQERTTDPEAIAAYFQQHSIDCLKIVPSHLKALLTASNPAQVLPKKRLILGGEALSWNLLETIQKYAPDCSVFNHYGPTEATVGVLAYPIEKRGNCISETVPLGRPINNAQIYLLDSHLQPVAIGLSGELYIGGASLARGYLNQPQLTAEKFIINPLRNAEGILPSDSLAIPSNRLYKTGDLARYLPDGNIEFLGRIDSQVKLRGFRIELGEIEAALSQHSAVREAVVLLLENEPGNQRLVAYVVPARESAIAINEVRSFLKEKLPDYMVPSAFVVLKALPLTANGKIDRRALPAPEAARADLADTFVAPSTPIEKMLAEIWAELLGLEKVGIYDNFFDLGGHSLLITQLLAKVRDSFQKELPLRRFFEAPNIAALAKNIEVKHGADSAGDRTTSFDINAEVVLDPAIRPATPLSEPKTQPACILLTGATGFLGAFLLRDLLQQTHAEIYCLVRSADAESAKKRIQSSLESYLIWDESSSERIIPIAGDLSQPLLGLSEEQFGVLASKIDVIYHNGAFVKFTYPYSVLKPANVLGTQEVLRLASQSKLKPVHLISTISVFSAIAESGIKVVGEEDELTPGEGLKGAYTQTKWVAEKLVEVARERGIPVSIYRPGRISGDSQTGACNPSDLLYRLIAGCVQLGCAPDDDKVMNVAPVDYVSRAIVHLSSQKELLGKTFHLVNTQSFQMSELVGWIGSMGYPIKRVSSETWQAEVINRAGSSPENALYPLVGLFSEKVSEAEMPKSATLKFDCQNALKGLSGTNIICPQADASLFRTYFSYLVDRQLIEAPKHLV
- a CDS encoding tetratricopeptide repeat protein; translated protein: MNLKQFYKRGLHSAKKGNYEAALEDFDQILQVNPADAKAYNNRGLVYYYMKDYQKAIADLSQALDINPNFFEAYLNRGNAWRHLGEHEKAIEDLNCALANKPNSHAIYNNRGLVLANLGNYEEAIEDYNRALSINSHNYKTYYNRGRAYYLLGEKEAATENFNETLRLNPKYIKAYINRGLCYHQLGDNTQAIADYNTALGIDPQNVYAYYNRGCVRYKLKQMQLAIEDFDKAVKLDPNYVKAYLNRGLALYKLGDVTAANRDFYHVMCINAEAYLYYQAQRCTPDINSYFKEAPQVELNNGAEYYNTTLNTMSTSLSSAALNAVWNQEDLENRDSIICESEFINN